Proteins found in one Gimesia chilikensis genomic segment:
- a CDS encoding chloride channel protein encodes MVYFKKLNDLLTSFDLKTSGKWFVLSCLIGVVAGFGAIVFDALTQIVQHHSLVAIAGFEHPQTVGEYSFYKDQVTEVNFAPWLLLVVITVGGLASGVIVYNIAPEAEGHGTDAAIDAFHNKRGEIQPRIPIVKTIASALTLGTGGSAGREGPIAQIGAGFGSWVATKLKLSARDRRIMLAAGMGAGIGAIFRAPLAGALFAAEIMYSNADFESDVIVPAAMSSIIAYSLYCMSLPQALRFMPLFGNELHHTVDSHFELIPYTILSIVLSLSAAFYVKTFYGTNRLFKRLPIKPMFRPAVGAFLTGVVGLGLFYLYDQDMRALSVLSTGYGVLQEALTSASKVGIPLLLTVAVVKVFTTSLTIGSGGSGGVFGPSMVIGGCVGAATGQFLQKLWPNLVTQPEAYGLVGMAGFFAGAAHAPISTIIMVSEITGNYALLLPTMLASTLCFVLCQRVHLYQKQYPSRLDSPAHRGDFLIDVLEGSRVSDVYDPQRKIQLIHESKTLDEIVHSLAGTQQHYFPVVDDAGRIIGVFSEDDVRAYLYDETIWKLALARDIMQPDFMRVTPEDDLNTVMQRFTAINVEALPVVDAQDAGVLLGMLHRKETIGYYNQQLLKHKRASDEQET; translated from the coding sequence ATGGTTTACTTTAAAAAACTCAACGACCTGCTGACCTCCTTTGATTTAAAAACGAGTGGCAAATGGTTTGTGCTGTCCTGCCTGATCGGGGTGGTGGCGGGGTTTGGCGCCATCGTATTTGACGCGTTAACTCAGATCGTGCAGCATCACTCTCTAGTCGCGATCGCCGGATTTGAACACCCGCAGACAGTCGGCGAATATTCCTTCTATAAAGACCAGGTGACGGAGGTGAACTTCGCACCATGGCTGTTGCTGGTGGTGATTACAGTCGGCGGTCTGGCTTCGGGAGTCATTGTGTACAACATTGCCCCGGAGGCGGAAGGCCACGGAACCGATGCTGCCATCGATGCTTTTCATAATAAACGGGGTGAAATCCAGCCCCGGATTCCGATCGTCAAGACGATTGCCTCTGCCCTGACACTGGGGACCGGCGGTTCAGCCGGCCGGGAAGGACCAATTGCCCAGATTGGAGCCGGCTTTGGTTCGTGGGTGGCGACCAAGTTGAAGCTCTCGGCCCGCGATCGCCGGATCATGCTGGCAGCGGGAATGGGGGCTGGGATTGGTGCGATCTTCCGTGCTCCCCTGGCCGGGGCGTTGTTTGCTGCCGAGATCATGTACAGCAATGCGGATTTCGAATCGGACGTGATCGTGCCGGCTGCAATGTCGTCGATCATTGCGTATTCTCTCTATTGCATGTCGCTGCCACAGGCACTGCGTTTCATGCCGCTGTTCGGGAACGAACTCCATCATACGGTCGATTCCCATTTTGAATTGATTCCCTACACGATCCTGTCGATCGTGCTCAGCCTGTCCGCGGCTTTTTATGTGAAAACATTTTATGGCACGAACCGGCTCTTCAAGCGGTTGCCGATCAAGCCGATGTTCCGCCCTGCTGTTGGTGCTTTTCTGACCGGTGTCGTCGGACTGGGGCTGTTCTATCTTTACGATCAGGATATGCGGGCACTGTCGGTGCTCTCAACCGGGTATGGTGTCCTGCAGGAAGCGCTGACTTCGGCATCCAAGGTAGGGATTCCACTGCTGCTGACGGTGGCGGTTGTGAAGGTCTTTACGACCTCGCTGACGATCGGCTCGGGGGGATCCGGCGGTGTGTTCGGACCTTCGATGGTGATTGGCGGTTGTGTGGGAGCTGCCACCGGGCAGTTTCTGCAGAAGCTATGGCCCAATCTGGTGACACAGCCTGAGGCCTACGGACTGGTGGGGATGGCCGGGTTCTTTGCCGGTGCGGCCCATGCACCGATTTCGACGATCATCATGGTTTCTGAAATCACCGGGAACTATGCCCTGCTCCTGCCGACAATGCTCGCTTCGACACTCTGCTTCGTGCTCTGTCAGCGGGTGCACCTCTACCAGAAACAGTATCCCAGCCGCCTGGATTCACCGGCACACCGGGGTGACTTCCTGATCGATGTTCTGGAAGGAAGCCGGGTAAGCGATGTGTATGATCCCCAACGCAAGATCCAGTTGATTCATGAGTCGAAAACCCTGGATGAAATCGTGCATTCACTGGCGGGGACACAACAACATTACTTCCCCGTGGTGGACGACGCGGGACGGATCATCGGCGTGTTCTCCGAGGATGACGTGCGGGCTTACCTCTACGATGAAACGATCTGGAAGCTGGCCCTGGCGCGAGACATCATGCAGCCTGATTTCATGCGGGTGACCCCCGAAGATGACCTGAATACCGTCATGCAGCGTTTTACGGCCATCAATGTGGAAGCGTTGCCGGTGGTTGATGCCCAGGATGCGGGCGTGCTGCTGGGGATGCTGCATCGTAAGGAAACGATTGGGTATTACAATCAGCAGTTACTGAAGCATAAGCGGGCCAGCGACGAACAGGAAACCTGA